From Mauremys reevesii isolate NIE-2019 linkage group 10, ASM1616193v1, whole genome shotgun sequence, the proteins below share one genomic window:
- the LOC120372907 gene encoding GTP-binding protein Rhes-like, producing the protein MALCPAPEARVRLVFFGAAGVGKTALIRRFLQDSFEARHRRTVEELHLLELELELGAGSGLRLRLEILDTSGSYSFPAMRRLCIGRADAFALVYSLQEPDSFAEVQRLRDEILEAKQGAVPVVVVGNKSDLAPGEPDPRIAAAQRDWGCTCLEASAKQGRNVVGLFQELLSQVHLPGRLSPALQRRRPQTCSKEPPRRSAKSHGCAVC; encoded by the coding sequence atgGCGCTGTGCCCCGCGCCCGAGGCCCGCGTGCGCCTCGTGTTCTTCGGGGCGGCGGGCGTGGGCAAGACGGCGCTGATCCGCCGCTTCCTGCAGGACTCATTCGAGGCGCGGCACCGGCGCACGGTGGAGGAGCTGCacctgctggagctggagctggagctgggggcgGGCTCCGGGCTGCGCCTCCGCCTGGAGATCCTGGACACCAGCGGCAGCTACAGCTTCCCGGCCATGCGGCGCCTCTGCATCGGCCGCGCCGACGCCTTCGCCCTGGTCTACTCGCTGCAGGAGCCCGACTCCTTCGCCGAGGTGCAGCGGCTGCGGGACGAGATCCTGGAGGCCAAGCAGGGCGCGGTGCCCGTCGTGGTGGTGGGGAACAAGAGCGACCTGGCGCCGGGCGAGCCCGACCCGCGCATCGCCGCCGCGCAGCGGGACTGGGGCTgcacctgcctggaggcgtcggCCAAGCAGGGACGCAACGTGGTCGGCCTcttccaggagctgctgagccaggTCCACCTGCCCGGGCGGCTCAGCCCGGCCCTGCAGCGCCGCCGGCCCCAGACCTGCTCCAAGGAGCCGCCCCGCCGGAGCGCCAAGAGCCACGGCTGCGCGGTCTGCTAG